cagtccccgccgcgggccgcagGGTGGTGCTGTTGGCCAaggcggcgctgccgcggcgctgcggcgcggggaggcggcggcggcggcgggcggggcggctGGCGGTGCTCGGAGCGAGCCGCTGCCGGGCCACCTCGGCCGCCCTCGGCGCCGCGGAGCGGACTCGGCGAGCAGGGGCGCCCGCCCGCGAGGCTGCCGGCTTTCCGAGCGCGAATTGCCCCGGAGGAGCGGGCAGCGATCCGCGAGACGCGGCGCGTCCGCCGAGCCCGGCATGGCGTCTGCAAGGCAAGTGCTTTgtctctgtgcttttctgtgcGTGCCGCAGGCTCGCTCCGAGCCCGTTCGCTACTCCGTCGCCGAGGAGAGGGAGAGCGGCTCCCTGGTGGCTCATGTCGCCAAGGACGTGGGGCTGGACGTGGCGCAGCTGCGGGCTCGCGAGGCCCGCCTTGTTTCGGAGGACAGCCGGCAGTATTTTCGCTTAGACCCCCGCACCGGCCGCCTGGCAGTTAGGGAGAGGATCGATCGGGAGGAGATCTGCGGCCAGGCCGTCACGTGCACCGTCCCCTTTGAGTTACTGCTGGCCAACCCGCTGCAGTTCTTTCGCATCGAAGTGGCCGTAGAGGATATCAATGACCACGCGCCAGTTTTCCCGGAGGAACAAGTGACTTTTAAGATCCCGGAAACGAGCGATCCGGGGTCCCGTTTCCCGCTGGAGGGGGCTCGGGACCTAGATGTTGGCAGCAACAGCCTGCAGGCCTACAGCATCGCTCCCGAGAACGAGCATTTCAGCGTCTCTTTACGCAGTCTCAGTGAAGGCAGCAGGTCGGTCGAATTAGTCCTGGAAAAGGCGCTGGACAGAGAGGAGCAAGAGGAGATTGCTTTCAGCCTGATTGCCACGGACGGGGGCTCTCCGCCCCGCAGCGGGACGGCCCAGGTCCGCATCCTTGTCCTAGACGCAAATGACAACGCTCCCGTCTTCACGCAGGAGCTGTACAGAGGACAGATTTTGGAAAATGCCCCGGAGGACTCGGTGGTTCTCCGTGTGGTCGCAACTGACGCGGATGCGGGGGTTAACGGGGAGATATCATACTCGTTCAGTCAAGCGGTGGGGCACAGCCCCTCGGCATTCAAGATCGACCCGCTGAGTGGTGAAATTCGTGTCAGCCAGCCTCTGGATTTCGAAGCGGCGGAGAAACACGAGCTCAGCGTGCGCGCCACTGACGGCGGGGGTCTCTCCGCGCTctgcagggtggtggtggaggtggcGGATGTGAACGACAACGCGCCGGAGCTAGTGGTGAGTTCCTTCAGCAGCCCCCTGGCCGAGAGCGCCTTGCCCGGGACGGTGGTGGGCCTCTTTGTCGTTAAGGACCGGGACGCCGGGGACAACGGGAAGGTCGTCTGTTCGCTGCAGGAGCAGCCGGCTTTCTCGCTGAGGCCCGCCTACAAGAATTACTACGAGCTGGTGACAGCGAGCGCCCTGGACCGGGAGGAGACGGCGCAGTACGTCCTCGCCGTCACGGCGGCCGACGCGGGGTCCCCGCCCCTCACGACCACGCAGACCTTCACGGTGGACATCTCCGACGTCAACGACAACGGGCCCGTCTTCAACCAGACGTCGTACACCATGTACGTGCGTGAGAACAACGAGCCGTCCGCGCTCGTCGGGGCCGTCCAGGCCGCGGACCGGGACGTGGGGCCCAACGCCAAGGTGACCTATTCGCtggcgccgggccgccccgcggagcggggcccgcgCTCCTACGTCTCCGTGAACTCCGAGAACGGGAACGTGTTTGTGCTGCGGCCGCTGGACTACGagcagctgaggcagctggAGGTGGTGGTGAGCGCCGCCGACTCGGGCTCGCCGCCCCTCAGCGCCAACGTCACCGTCCGCGTCCTGGTGGTGGACGAAAACGACAACGCGCCCGTGGTCCTGCACCCGGCGCAGGACAGCTCGCCGCCGTCCAGCGAGCTGGTGCCCACGTCGGCCGAGGCGGGCTACCTCGTCACCAAAGTGGTGGCCGTCGACGCCGACTCGGGGCAGAACGCGTGGCTTTCGTACCACCTGCTCAAGGCAACGGACCCCGGGCTCTTCGCCGTGGGGACCCAAAGCGGGGAGGTGCGGCTGAGGAGGCCGCTGACGGAGAGGGACGCCGTGAAGCAGAAGCTGGTCGTCCTGGTGCGGGACAACGGGCGGCCGCCGCTGTCCGCCACCGCGGCGCTGGGCGCGCTGCTGCTCGATGGCTTCTCGGACGCGCACATGCCGCGCAGCGGCCTGGCCGCGGAGGACGAGGGCGGCTCCCTGACGCTTTATTTAATCCTCTCGCTGGCCTTCGTCTCGATCCTCTTCCTCGCTTCGGCCGCAGCCTTCGTCGCTTGCAAGGTGTGCAAGAGGAAGGCGCTGAAAGAGGGCCCCGTGCTTTACGGCCCCGGCGACTTCCAGAGCAGCCTGGCCGACGCAGCCGGCACGGCGACTCTGCCGCACGCCTACTGCTACGAGGTCAGCCTCACAACGGGCTCGGGCAGCAGCGAGTTCAAGTTCCTGAAGCCGGTCCTCGCCGGCCTGCCGCCGCAGCGCTGCGGCACGGCCGCGGGCGCGGCCGGCGAAGAGGATCTCGCCGGGGACTTCCCCCCCGCCGGGGACCCGCGTCCGCAGAGCCATGGGACGCTGCCGGCGGGACCGTTCAGCAGGCTGGCCTTCGAGTAGCGCCACGGGAGCAAATCAACGGCTTGATGCCTCCCTCCCCAAACGGCGTGCAATGCCCTCACTTGGCTGACCGTGGATTTGCTGCCGCCACCAGCcccaccaggaaaaaaaaaaaaaaaaaaaagaaaagaaagaaagaaagaaagaaagaaaaaagaaagaaaaagaaactaaaagttGTCTTCCTCAATTTGTTCCTaattatttaattgttttcctttcttctgtggtCGTTTCTGAAGTGCTTGCGGGGCAGAATTAATTCTGGAGTGTCCCATTCAGCCCTTGATGACTCTTGGAAGTCCTCACATCCATCCCTTTTGAATCGCCCTCTTCCACCTTATCAGTCGGTAGAGGTAGTTTTGTGCGGGTGCAGATGACTCAGCTTGTCGGGGGAGATTAATAAAACGCCCAGCCAGGTCTCCCTCGTACCCGAAATTGGTGAGTGtgggcggggagggagggaggcgaTGTCCTGGAAGTCGCTTCGGAGAGATAGCAGGATTCGTGATGCCGGGATAGACTGTAACAATACCAAACCGTGCAAAGGGTTTAAATCTGAGCGGATGGTTGTAGAGAAACTGCGCGTGTCTCTTCAGGGCTTTCCTCTGAAGTTAGAACTGACGTGAAGGGCCGATGCTGTATTCATCGTCGCAAGCTCTGCAAtctcccccccaaccccacacacacacacgccccctaattttcctttctgtatgcTAACTCTCTGTTATCGGTGTTTTCCGCATGCTCTGAACACTGGGGCTGCCACTCGCAATGTATGAATGCCTTGTGTGAGCGATGACTGTGGAGCACTAAGTGTTCTGAAACCCTGGCGTTGCATGCAATTGGCGTTACAAAGTGGAAAAGTGTAAGCGTCCTTTGGtaatagaaaacaataaaaatataaacataattaaaaaatctctcGGGGGCCATTCCTGCAATAAAATATAACTGGTATGCGGCAGCAGCTGTGGCCACATATTTCCATCATTCGACCCTCCATAAAAGACCCAGAGTGTGAGGGTTTGTTTGTGGTGCGGGGAAGGGGCTGCGAAAGATCTGAGTTCAatgggcctgtttagcctggagaagagaagactgtgtgtgtgtgttggagggaagatcttattaatgtctataagtatctgaagggagggtgtcaaggggaagGTGCCGAACTCTTTCCAGCTGTCCCATGCaaaaagacaagaggcaacaggcaaaaactgaacagcAGGAAGTtcgcctgaacgtgaggaggaatttcttcactgtgagagtgacagagcactggagcaggtcGCCTGCTTGAGAAGGGGGGTTGCACTcgatgatccccagaggtcccttccaaccttagcgattccgtgattctgtgaGCACCACGGGCTATCGGCCCTACACCTGCCGTGGCCCTGCGCATGCAAAGGCGCCTGGAAGTCAGAGAGGTGCTGCTCCAGAGCCCCGCTTGTC
The Rhea pennata isolate bPtePen1 chromosome 14, bPtePen1.pri, whole genome shotgun sequence genome window above contains:
- the LOC134146631 gene encoding protocadherin beta-15-like, yielding MASARQVLCLCAFLCVPQARSEPVRYSVAEERESGSLVAHVAKDVGLDVAQLRAREARLVSEDSRQYFRLDPRTGRLAVRERIDREEICGQAVTCTVPFELLLANPLQFFRIEVAVEDINDHAPVFPEEQVTFKIPETSDPGSRFPLEGARDLDVGSNSLQAYSIAPENEHFSVSLRSLSEGSRSVELVLEKALDREEQEEIAFSLIATDGGSPPRSGTAQVRILVLDANDNAPVFTQELYRGQILENAPEDSVVLRVVATDADAGVNGEISYSFSQAVGHSPSAFKIDPLSGEIRVSQPLDFEAAEKHELSVRATDGGGLSALCRVVVEVADVNDNAPELVVSSFSSPLAESALPGTVVGLFVVKDRDAGDNGKVVCSLQEQPAFSLRPAYKNYYELVTASALDREETAQYVLAVTAADAGSPPLTTTQTFTVDISDVNDNGPVFNQTSYTMYVRENNEPSALVGAVQAADRDVGPNAKVTYSLAPGRPAERGPRSYVSVNSENGNVFVLRPLDYEQLRQLEVVVSAADSGSPPLSANVTVRVLVVDENDNAPVVLHPAQDSSPPSSELVPTSAEAGYLVTKVVAVDADSGQNAWLSYHLLKATDPGLFAVGTQSGEVRLRRPLTERDAVKQKLVVLVRDNGRPPLSATAALGALLLDGFSDAHMPRSGLAAEDEGGSLTLYLILSLAFVSILFLASAAAFVACKVCKRKALKEGPVLYGPGDFQSSLADAAGTATLPHAYCYEVSLTTGSGSSEFKFLKPVLAGLPPQRCGTAAGAAGEEDLAGDFPPAGDPRPQSHGTLPAGPFSRLAFE